One region of Endozoicomonas sp. Mp262 genomic DNA includes:
- a CDS encoding RimK/LysX family protein, protein MIRFPAVPAVLVAVMMTGCQLLPYPQSKTSEEATQQPTEQPAKPEKKPDIKADKAQPEDSVKQVLVREKIIQTPSVVDGRLILGVTETGFLVRHNVFIDAKMDTGADHSSIDARNAQIFERDGKKWVKFELHRTSKGPLPLEYPVKDTIKIKRPGEDSMERAVIEMTIRIGNITQQVRVTLNDRDDFTYPLLIGRNFIRDLAIVDVNQENIAEEKPLKSITRKVTVATQSSPQNQVKIIKKPVDTSGLVTIGAIEHVLFTETGTRLKARIDTGAKTSSLDARDLEVFKKNGQDWVRFTLPPTDKNNEPPVTTEFPVVRFVHIKRHGLESEERPVIIMQAQIGNIKLPTEFTLRDRSDYEFPVLIGTRFLKQSAIVDVSKKFMADHTKVDKKG, encoded by the coding sequence ATGATCCGTTTCCCCGCTGTCCCCGCGGTGTTAGTGGCTGTTATGATGACAGGCTGTCAGCTATTACCCTATCCACAATCCAAAACCAGCGAAGAAGCAACACAACAGCCAACTGAACAACCTGCTAAACCAGAAAAAAAACCTGATATAAAAGCTGATAAGGCACAACCAGAGGATTCAGTTAAACAGGTACTTGTTCGCGAGAAAATCATCCAGACTCCTTCCGTTGTTGATGGTCGACTTATCCTTGGCGTCACAGAAACCGGCTTTTTAGTTCGCCATAATGTATTTATTGATGCAAAAATGGATACCGGGGCAGATCACAGCTCCATTGATGCCCGTAATGCCCAGATATTTGAACGGGATGGAAAAAAATGGGTCAAATTTGAACTTCACCGCACCAGTAAAGGGCCTTTACCTCTGGAGTACCCTGTTAAGGATACCATTAAAATTAAACGCCCTGGCGAAGATTCCATGGAGAGGGCAGTGATTGAAATGACGATTCGTATCGGTAATATCACCCAACAGGTTAGGGTTACCCTCAACGACAGGGATGACTTTACCTACCCTTTACTGATCGGCCGGAATTTTATCAGAGACCTGGCTATTGTGGATGTTAATCAGGAAAACATCGCAGAGGAGAAACCCTTAAAGAGCATTACTCGTAAAGTGACTGTAGCCACACAGTCCTCACCCCAAAACCAGGTAAAGATTATCAAGAAACCTGTGGATACCTCAGGCCTGGTAACAATCGGCGCTATTGAACACGTTCTCTTTACGGAAACAGGAACACGACTTAAGGCCCGTATTGATACAGGAGCCAAGACATCATCCCTGGATGCCCGGGATCTGGAAGTGTTTAAGAAAAATGGCCAGGACTGGGTTCGCTTTACCTTACCTCCAACCGATAAGAATAATGAACCACCAGTAACCACTGAGTTCCCGGTGGTTCGTTTTGTTCATATTAAACGACATGGACTTGAGTCAGAAGAACGCCCCGTCATTATAATGCAGGCACAAATAGGTAATATAAAACTCCCTACGGAGTTCACCTTGAGAGACCGGAGTGACTATGAATTTCCCGTCCTTATTGGCACCCGTTTTCTAAAGCAATCTGCCATTGTTGATGTGTCAAAAAAATTTATGGCTGACCACACCAAGGTGGATAAAAAAGGCTAA